The Lytechinus pictus isolate F3 Inbred chromosome 5, Lp3.0, whole genome shotgun sequence DNA segment AATGTCGGTGGTGAAATAAAATTGCTTTATTCAATCTGTTGTTTCTAATTCCATTTAATGCATAACTTTTCTTCTGTTTTAGAGGGCTTGATAACAATGCACTTGGAAACTTTCGACCTGGTGCCTTTAGAGATCTCGGAGGTTCCCTAGAACGATTGTAAGTTCGAAATCccaaattacattttaatttgaTGGATAAAACATTATTGCTTTTGTTATTCATTGTATGACCAACAGACAATGAGGGtcgggggcggggggggggggctagcgTCAGAACAGGGGTACATGAATATTTTGTccaaaagtatatatatattttcaatatcttgTCACTGTGAGCTTTGTATCCCTGACGAAGACGTGAGGTttgcgtcgaaaatttggagaatacttggaaataaactttttttggaACTGCAATGCATTACTTCTTtgttgtgtgtatgtgtgtatgtgtgggggGGATTCGAGAAATTATGTGACCGATTTCTGGAGTAATCACACTTTCtcatccctgcccccccccccccctattcttAAATCCATGATCTGTCCTAGATGATTTAATGTCAatcttacatttttttacagagtTATACCAGACAACAACATAACATCAGTCAATTCAAGTATGTTTGACGGCATCAGAGAGAATCTATTAATTCTGTAAGATATGGTTGACCTTTTTATAAGGAGTAGCTACTGTGCGATAACGGTATCTGAAAATCAGATTTGTCATAGAAAATTCATTGATATTCCTCATACCGCGTCAAATTATTGCACTTTTACCTTAAATTTGATAAGTTGTATAATACGGGTCAGGACAGTAGGTGACTATAtatctttttcaattttttgtctcacctgcatagcagagtgagactataggcgccgcttttccgacggcgacggcggcggcggcggcggccaacaccaaatcttaacctgaggttaagtttttgaaatgacagcataacttagaaagtatatggacctagttcatgaaacttggccataaggttaatcaagtattaccgaacatcctgcctgagtttcatgtcacatgaccaaggtcaaaggtcatttagggtcaatgaacttagaccatgttgggggaatcaacatcaaaatcttaacctaaggttaagtttttgaaatgtcatcataacttagaaaatatatggacctagttcatgaaacttatacataaggttaatcaagtatcactgaacatcctgcatgagtttcacatcacatgaccaaggtcaaaggtcatttagggtcaatgaactttggccgaattgggggtatctgttgaattaccatcataactttgaaagtttatggatctgattcatgaaacttggacataatagtaatcaagtattactgaacatcctgtgcaagtttcaggtcacatgatcaaggtcaaaggtcatttagggtcaatgaactttggccaaattggggtatttgttgaattacagccataaatttgaaagtgtgttggtctagttcataaaacttggacataatagtaatcaagtatcactgaacatcctgtgcgagtttcaggtcacatgatcaaggtcaaaggtcatgtaaggtcaaagaactttggccacgttgggggtatttgttgaattgccatcatatctctataagtgtattggtctagttcataaaacttggaaataagagtaaccaagtatcactgaacatcttgtgcgagttatagtagttttcaaaatcagcactgctgctatattgaatcgcgtgatgcaggtgagacggccagaggcattccacttgtttataaatgatataacaaaataatgggGTATAGATATGTAGATAAAATAAATGTCGCTCATTGTATATTTTACCGTCTATGGCAACAGACtctttttttatagaataatttttgataaacaAAATTCGAAAGAAGCTTTGTCATGAAATGACAGGAAACTAAAGTCCCACATCGAATGATTCGATATTTCGTGATTTCTTGATTATTCGTTAGGTTGTTAATTTGTTAATTCGATACTCTAATAACCAGGAACACTTCTCCAATTTCCTCTTCTCCCTGTCTCTTCTCTCATTAGTGATAATTAAGTACTCTCGCTCTTGTTTTAGAATTTATTGACCTCCTTAGGTGACACGACATGATtgtttttcataactttttctCATGACTTATAACTCGCTCTCTCGGTTTAATAACTCGTTCCCTCGACCTATAGTTATAAATCATTGAAATGAGTTATAAGTTTAGGGAACGATTTACAGTAAGTCATAGGAACTACAATAAAAATTGCtatacttcttctactactactactactactataccattattattactataccattattattattatttgtcttCTTCAGTCTTTTTTGCATAAAACGCAAAACTTGGATCTTTATATGGTAAATAGCTATTTTTTTTAGACTGGCACACGAAATTAAAAATCCTTTTTGGAAAGAAATGTTCTTAGCGTATAGCACACTGTTATCTATGCACTGTAATGATATACCTTGCCAACCCTTATGGAACaatgattttatcaaaataggtAATAGCTCAATTCACAGTAGATCTCTAAATAATAGGGGTGTTCgttttgttaatgatattttagATGTACATGGCAATTTCCTCTCTTTGAATGACCTTAAGGAAAAATACaatgttcaaataaattttcttttttaccgTGGATTATGTGATGCTATAAGAGACGGTTTTAGCAATGGCACACACTTTAGCAAGTTCCAAGAACCTATTATCCCTGATACAATAGCACttgttatgaaatataataaaggtTGTTCACACATCTATACGattcttaaaaagaaaagaaaagtggaATGTAAAAGTTTTCTTAAGTGGAAGTGTATATTCGATATGAATGACAAGCAATGGCAATCGTATTGCTCTATTGGATTCAGTTGTACTACCGATGTGAATTTACGTTGGTTTCAGTTAAAAATAATGCaacatattttatatacaaatgaaatattgtttaaaattaatttagctCAACAAAAAGAATGTACTTTTTGTAATGTACACCGTGAAACAGTTACTCATCTACTttgtgaatgtacatgtattaaacataTATGGGACAGGTTTGAACAATGGATATTTCTTAAAACTGGAAATAGAATTTTTTTctctaataaagaaaaattatttggtTTAAGAGGTTCAAGTAATTATGCattaaattgtttattgatagtGATACGACAGATGATCTATACTTCCAGAGTAAAACATCAATTACCTGTTTTTtgataatatcaaatttgcacttcagaattatttcaagaatgaaaaatatatcgcagagttaaattgtaaaatggtAAAGTTTACAAAGAAATGGTTCCAATTACGTGCCATGTTTACATGAAGTGATCTGTTCAGTTCCCTTTCCATGTACAATGATAcatatgaatattattgttcatttacTCCTTGCTTGTTCCTTAAATTGTTTACTATTATGTAAACCTGACagttcaatttatatatttgttacaATTACTGTTGTATTGTATTTCGttgttattaatttgatttgtcattgaAAAGATATCTTgttatgttttgaataataataaaatccctgtggaggggaaacaaattgaaaaaaaaaattattattactattactactactactacttctactactcctcctcctcctcctcctactactactactactactactatactccTACAGTCGATGAAACGAGTTTTAAGTTGAGGGAACGAGTTATATGTGAACTACAATTACTACTtcttctatactactactacggcAACGGCGATGACTATtatttctcctcctcctcctcctcctcctactactactactactactactactactactactttgcCTACTTATACTTCTAAATATGATGGCAATGGTATAGTACAgctttcattattattgctatATAAGTCAAAGCAAGTTTTTAAAACAcctatatttatttaatttgtttttgctttgtttttattttaggaGTCTTGAGAATAATCCCGTGTCAATGATCGCTCCAGGTACATTTATCAACATGAGCAGTGTCAATGATTTGTACGTAAAACAAACCTTACcattatcaaatattttgagaCATATGGTCTGGCTAAAttattgattataattattcataaagtTAACAACATTATTGTTTTCATTACCAGTATTGTTGTCATCACATTACTTATATATTAAGAAAAAATGATATGTTGATTTGAGTCAACACATGACTGAAAATCGAGTAGGCctataagaacaaaatcatTGACAATGACACAATTTAAGCCATGACCctgtttttatcaaaattttcaaaacagATATCTCCTCCTGCGACCAGAAATTCCTCTCACATTATATCCTGCATTCTATGATGGGTTGGAAAGTCTGAAAACAGTGTAAGTATATTGTTCTTTAATAGAATATCTGGGAACCATTTTAATTACGTAGATTGTcagcaccaaaaaaaaaagcttctttGACAGTTGCTATAGAAACTGTCAGAGGCCACTGCTTTACAGTCAATTAATTATCTCGAATTTAGCCAGCGCTAATTATTGTCGGTGGACAAAAGTTGATGAACCATCCCTATTTTATCATTACCATATTAATGATTCATTTCATAGGGTATGAACGTTCCGTAACAGAGGCAAAGTATGAATACATCTCAAAAGTGTCCATATGAGAAATGCCAGGTTAGACATGTTATtaaaacagagagaaaataaCCGGAAAATACTTAATGTCTGCAAGTTCTCTTtacaatacaatatttctaatgccgataaaaaaaatctcacttTGATAtcacaatgaatttcattgGTTTGCACTTTAAGGTTTGCTTATGACCCAAGGATGTGTTGCATCGTCCCATCGAATGTCAAGTGTAATCTTCGAGAACCTTCAGAACCCCTCTTCACCTGCCGCATGACGTTCCTCCACAACAGCGCCATCAAAATCTTCACATGGTTTCTTGCCTTCGCTTCTTTATTTGGGAACGTCTACGTATTTGTGAGTCGAATAACCACGAAGCACACAAACTCAATTGCTCAAATACAGTCCATCTTTATCGCCAACCTAGCCATATCCGACTTTCTGATGGGAGTCTATCTGTTAATTCTGGCAATCGCCGATGCGGACATTGGGGAAACCTACTTCTGGGAAGGACTGGCTCAAGATTGGCGCAGGAGCCCGATGTGTCGCTTTGCAGGATTCATCTCGTTCTTGAGCAGTGAGACATCGGTCTTCCTCATCGTACTTATCAGCGTTGATCGTTTTATCTGCATTGTCTTCACATTCTCTAAGAGAAGACTCACCGTCTTCTCTGCTCGGGTCTGTACAGGAGTCATCTGGGTGGTGTCCATAATCCTCAGTGTGGTATCTGTGTTGCTGGCTGTTCTAGACCCTGATTCTTATGACCTCAGCGATGTGTGTGTCGGTCTACCTCTGATTCGAAAGAACGTCAACCTCCAATCGACTGTTGACGCCGACACGCTAAACAGCATCGGCATCGAGGTCAATAAGATAGTCGCTGCGTCATCGGCGTCCACATGGCAGTATTCCGTCGCCATCTTTCTCGGCGTCAACTTCATTTGCTTCGCCATCATCCTGGTCGCATACGTGGCGATCTTTATTACGGTTCGCTTCAGTAGCTCTGCCGTCGGCCGAAAGGGTTATTCATCCAAGGAAGTCAGGATGGCGTTAAAACTCTCCTTCATTGTCGCCACGGATTTCTTTTGTTGGATGCCCATTGTCATCCTCGGCATCATCGTCCAAGTCGACGATGTGTACATATCACCCGATGTCTACGCCTGGCTTGTAGCCCTTGTCCTCCCAATCAATTCAGCAATCAACCCTTATCTCTACACCATCGTGGATAGGTACAGGTCTTCTTTGAAGGTCAAGTCTTCTATTTATTCTTCAGGTATGAATAAAATTTAAGATTGGAGCCTCAAccttgaaatataatatatttcagATTGTAGCGACTGATTAatacaaatcaatttgaagaTCCCAATTTATAtctataatacattttttactCAAATTGTCCCTACCcacaaaattacaaattgatttctAATCTTAACAATTTAAAAAGTGAATTGTTTGTATAAAAAAAGTTACACATTTATCCTAGGTTTCCAGGACTAGAGTTATCTTTGCTCATATAGTCCCTATTCTGCAATTTTATATAAGTTATATTCGGTATCAATAAGTGATTTATAATTTACTAGTGAactatttatttcatatcatgcgcgattaatgaaaattattacaCCTGAATGCAAAAACGGAATCGttgaaatacataattatttcaacaaCAGAAATAAAgttgttttatcattatcattgataaTTGTTTTCTTGAGATTTGAAATGTACTGCgaaaaatatgatataacaCAAGTCATTACTTCAtgcttctttgtcttcttcaatcgctttcttctttttcaccttatttccaaccattttcttataatttaattttactTAATTTCTTCTACTTTGTAtctcctttcattttctttttcattttcctctttcttctctAAGATCTCCGCCTCTTTATGTTTGTTACGCTCTCAGTCTACGTTTTCCTTCATTTGCTTGCCTTTCATTCCTCTATAATAACTTTTACTTTCTGTTTCGTTTTTCTTTCAGGTCTAGCACTCAAAGGTTCGATTCCAAGTAGCTAGAGTCTTCTGGAAATATTGGAGTTCTATTTTTATAcgtttatttctgttttaaagtagatgaatgttatttatagatttaaattcatatttatatactTAGCGTGACCATAAAAATTATTAGATTCTTGTTTTGTTTGGATTTTTCTACAAATTAGTCTCGCTCATTGCTTGATATGCTTAAACATGTAGGTCCATGCATGGCTTAAGCAAGGGCAACGCCCTAAGAGGTATGGAGTGAATATCACTgtgatattttcaaaatcaattaaaaaaaaaaaagaaagctggGAAGCAAAAACCTTAAAAacaaagaaggagaaaggggaaaaatgtgaatattgaaaatatgaagTATAGTGTATAATATTcgtttgaatttttttcctaTACGTCGACCTTATctaatttataataataaataattatcattttcaacTCTTTGTACGAATTTATTCTCGGCTTGAATTTCAAGCATACAGTGAGTATTACAATTTTGATGGTTTCTAGAAAAGGGAGAATTTCATGATCTGTCTTATTCGTGTTTTATTTCAAAGCATTATAGTCTGCCAATAGGTAGGTAGCTTCTACAGAACAGATGGATCATGGATAGAaggggagggaggagagagaaggagaggtAGAGACAGATAAGGAAGAGGGCGAGAGAGTCAGAAGGAGAGGGGGGTTgggaggagggagagagaaggacAGAGAGAGGGATAGAGGTGGAGAGAGCGCCAGAGAGGGGGCAGAGAGAGTtagactttttttattttcctagtTCAGAGTTACATTATTCTTCATATTTAACATTTCATATTGACTGGATTCTATAATTGCACTTAGAAACAAACACTCTTTATTATTACGTTCTGTTGTCACTGTTTGTTTTAATTAGTAATGCGTCTAAACATTTGTTTTTGCCATTTTATGCCgattttatttatgtatatttgttAACCCCGAATAGTGAGGAGAGCTTTATAACAGAAActagtttttcttttagtcaTCCTCAGGCACTAGTCGGTTCTAATTTCTTCCTCTTGTACATATTCTTCTTGTCTTTTGCCTggaaatagaataaataaaaataaatatataatcctttctcattttaacagCTTCTTTCGAGACACATTGTGTGTAGAGTTACAAAAGAAGTTACATATTCACATAGAGTGATCATCAACTAATTAATCTGAAATGAcataaagatgaaataaatttaCTCTATCGGTTTGAACACCTTGAACTATTATGATTATTGGATTTAAAGCGGCATTTTACATTAGAACAATATCTCGTTCTTGAACTCATAGCAAATTCAATATACATTAAACGCTCTTATATTGCATACTGTCCTTTTTTTAAACAGCTGGTCAGATGGTCATTATTCCGTTTTTGTGCACGGTTTACGAAAAAAGTGGTGGGGGCTGATGCCCACcaagcccctcccccaccccttcTGCTGCCCCTGGGAACCAGAGTTGGTTGATTGTAATGATGAAGACATTCAGATTTTCATATAAATGAAGTATTATGtgcattgcacgaatgaaaagaacattaattatttgttttatatgacacctaaaaatagatCATTGGCataaatttgaatgtaaaaGTGCACTCAGTATGAACACGATCTTTTGATTGTCACATACATATAAGCACACGCACTGTAAACATGAGTGGTCTTggtgcgcgcgtgcaatggaaaaaataGTATGGAAAATTGTAAAATGGGATGAATGGTCGACTTCAATTTAGCTATCTAGgtctcacaggcctaattcattccccatagacacgtgtgttaaattggcactttaaaaaattcataaaaaataaggatgaaattcgggggtcgaatgtttactaccagtggataggatataaatctggcaatccatatctgaccagaaaagggttcgtcgaccggctcattttaaaaataaattggcgtgtttaaagacaccgtcggggggagcagattcatcacctcaaacagcaaaatagccctaatccttccgccagtcaaaatatagtccaaaattggtgatatttcttcccaatttgggaaaaggaagttcagtaattaccaaaaatagaatcagtgttagatggacaatcatatgcatacaatttgtcaatcggccatat contains these protein-coding regions:
- the LOC129262053 gene encoding G-protein coupled receptor GRL101-like isoform X2 produces the protein MDRTVQLLFSTLFLMTSIQSSCGLNGTVIRSPNFPNPYPSDSCESWTIATTSRKQLLIVVKTLVLEELWDTLTINHTSPDIQAPFTSRIRRGVEGFAFAGVGVTNISFCSDTRREFTGFELEYTISEIKDDSLTQLRTLIGKPTYTCRSQMQLVAADAQCNGVFDCADYSDDIDCYDEVFGGMCGPGYYQCEGLVEELCLSSNRVCDGWNDCPLGDDENNCETLMCHSNCSCGESAYYGRFGPDQPQCNDPNWLPFWVNCTSGWNNEYTINTATKTIMLNLNGAPIKDLQPGTFHGLENVQTLDVSSAQLKRFPPGIFVGMHRLVKIIAENNSLTYLERNAFQGLYHLRLLYLDFNHIARLDEGCFLDLHNLFFIGLDNNALGNFRPGAFRDLGGSLERLSLENNPVSMIAPGTFINMSSVNDLYLLLRPEIPLTLYPAFYDGLESLKTVFAYDPRMCCIVPSNVKCNLREPSEPLFTCRMTFLHNSAIKIFTWFLAFASLFGNVYVFVSRITTKHTNSIAQIQSIFIANLAISDFLMGVYLLILAIADADIGETYFWEGLAQDWRRSPMCRFAGFISFLSSETSVFLIVLISVDRFICIVFTFSKRRLTVFSARVCTGVIWVVSIILSVVSVLLAVLDPDSYDLSDVCVGLPLIRKNVNLQSTVDADTLNSIGIEVNKIVAASSASTWQYSVAIFLGVNFICFAIILVAYVAIFITVRFSSSAVGRKGYSSKEVRMALKLSFIVATDFFCWMPIVILGIIVQVDDVYISPDVYAWLVALVLPINSAINPYLYTIVDRYRSSLKVKSSIYSSGLALKGSIPSS
- the LOC129262053 gene encoding G-protein coupled receptor GRL101-like isoform X1; amino-acid sequence: MDRTVQLLFSTLFLMTSIQSSCGLNGTVIRSPNFPNPYPSDSCESWTIATTSRKQLLIVVKTLVLEELWDTLTINHTSPDIQAPFTSRIRRGVEGFAFAGVGVTNISFCSDTRREFTGFELEYTISEIKDDSLTQLRTLIGKPTYTCRSQMQLVAADAQCNGVFDCADYSDDIDCYDEVFGGMCGPGYYQCEGLVEELCLSSNRVCDGWNDCPLGDDENNCETLMCHSNCSCGESAYYGRFGPDQPQCNDPNWLPFWVNCTSGWNNEYTINTATKTIMLNLNGAPIKDLQPGTFHGLENVQTLDVSSAQLKRFPPGIFVGMHRLVKIIAENNSLTYLERNAFQGLYHLRLLYLDFNHIARLDEGCFLDLHNLFFIGLDNNALGNFRPGAFRDLGGSLERLVIPDNNITSVNSSMFDGIRENLLILSLENNPVSMIAPGTFINMSSVNDLYLLLRPEIPLTLYPAFYDGLESLKTVFAYDPRMCCIVPSNVKCNLREPSEPLFTCRMTFLHNSAIKIFTWFLAFASLFGNVYVFVSRITTKHTNSIAQIQSIFIANLAISDFLMGVYLLILAIADADIGETYFWEGLAQDWRRSPMCRFAGFISFLSSETSVFLIVLISVDRFICIVFTFSKRRLTVFSARVCTGVIWVVSIILSVVSVLLAVLDPDSYDLSDVCVGLPLIRKNVNLQSTVDADTLNSIGIEVNKIVAASSASTWQYSVAIFLGVNFICFAIILVAYVAIFITVRFSSSAVGRKGYSSKEVRMALKLSFIVATDFFCWMPIVILGIIVQVDDVYISPDVYAWLVALVLPINSAINPYLYTIVDRYRSSLKVKSSIYSSGLALKGSIPSS